From the genome of Seriola aureovittata isolate HTS-2021-v1 ecotype China chromosome 18, ASM2101889v1, whole genome shotgun sequence:
ACAAAGATTTTTCAGGGGCACACTTCAAACGGAGTGTTATGaaatatttcccagaatgccttgcGAATCACTGGCAAGATAGCTGCGGAACTGACTCAAATGACCAAAGAAAATCACAAACGTAAAAATATTCACCGTTaacaaagattttaaaattacaaCAACCATTGTATTGTCTAATGTTGTTTCAATGAATTATGGTCCTCTTCTTcattaaagtgacaaaaaaaaatcgtTACTAATATGCTGATGTCTTGGTAGCTATCAATTTAATCTTTTAAGCAAAATGACAGCAACAACTTATTGGACTGTCAGCGGCCTGTAACTTAGAATGAGATGACAGTTGGTGAATAATGATGGCTAAAGCAACAAGAATAAGactcaagcagaaaaaaaatcacttcactGAGTCCGACTTAAGCTcctcaaacaggaaacactaaACTTCCTCTGACACACTGTGGATCGTCTCAATgatcttcttcttcagttttttcactttgtctggCGGCATCTCATTCAGACACTCCTCAACATATTTCATGAACCCGGTGTGTGGTGACACCGCTCGACTTTGACAGAACATCCTCATGAAATCCAGCATTTCGTTCATGGTGGGTGGTGCCCGGCGGCTTGCTCGTTTGCGGCCCGACAATCGGCTGTTAGTATgagaggaggatgtggagggggatggggaggaagagggggacgAGTGCTGAGAGTCTGGGGGAGTGGGTGAGGGTGGGGCTTTGAGGCTTTGTGGTGTGATGTTCCCTTTGGTAGCAGTTTGAGTGGCAGTATGGTAGTGTAGGGAGGAGGGTGGGGCTTGGCTGTCCAGGTGGAGGAGGTCGGATTCCTCCGGTTGGTGGCAGTGGAGGCCTTCAGGTCGCTCATCCTCATCACAGGAGTCACAGAGGAACATCAGCTCTTGGTAGTGTTTCCACTTTGGAAGGTAAAAGTCCTCTGATCcacatgttttgtttgagcTCACCGCCTTGTGCTCACGTTGGAAAATGGTTCGCAGGTTCCTGAACTTTGTCTTGATGTCTTCCACTGAAGAATAATGAATAACGGCAGAGAGTGCAGATATTTAACATACACAGTATTTATACTTGATCGataatttttgtcatttaacttTAAACAACTGTGACAAACAGCCTGAACTTGTTAGTCTCTGCTGATAAAATCACTTTTGGCAAACGGTGTAAAGAATTATTTAGTTGAGATCATAGTTTGATTTGAACTTTGAATGTTTCTCATGATCAAAGTTGTCTTGTCTCCCAAAGGTTTctcaacaaaacaataacaccaGCTCCATCATCTTTACCTGTGAATGGGACCGGTTCATTTTCAGACAGGAGGCGGCTCAGAGTCTCCAACAGACTCTGTCTGAGTAGACGGTTTCTGTAGCTCTCTGACTTGTTGTTCCACAGACAGCTTTGCTCTGGAAGAAGGGAGACACCTTCAATTCTCAgattaacacaaaataaaaacactttctgtGACATGTCCCTCCTGTATTAGTCTCTCATGTCATGTAAGATTGTTTACATGACACCAGCGACTCCTGAAACCAGCTCCCAGACACTCACTTATCCCATCCTTACCTTATTGTGGGTAGTATTCATTAAACTTCCTCACACCAAAAGTAGCTCCTAAAAATAAGGGCTGTGTCAGTCCTAACGTCCTAAGCTTTTACTCTAAGTATATTTCACAAGACATGTATAATATGCAATAAACCAAGCTCCTGTAATAAGAGGTGGTCCATGCACTTCAAGTCACTAAAACCTACTTACAATCAATCAACTGCTGTCGTTGAATAGCATGGGATCACATCATAATGTTCACATCACAGTATTACATGTTGgcgtattttatgtttttacattatgCATATGAACAGcaaaagaaattatattattacaattaGTTTatgattgtatttgtttttttcagttattgttGAACAACTTTCACTAAATTTACAATTCTTCCCATTTAAGCAAGTGAAACAAGAGAGTGAAGTAAATGTCAATCAAGCCTGGTCAGTATTGACCGTCACAGTCTTACATTTAACAAATTCACCAACAACTTCAATCACTTGAACCTCAACAATTCGATTGATTCTATtcgattcaattcaattcaattcaattcaattcaattcaattcaataaactTTTTTTGTCCCCAGGGGCAATTTAAAAGGCACAATGATGCCACCTACCAGAGTAAAATGATATGAGTTGCTGAACTTTGTCCTCACTCCAGTGGCAGCGGGGGTCTGTGCTCAGTCTGCTGTCTGACTGAACTGGACCGGATACAGAGAAATTTAGAGGAGAGGGGTTTGAACAAGGTTTGGTGTCTAGTGATGAAGTAGATAGAGAGACTGGGAATGTGGAAGGAGCTGTTTGATTTGCTAGTTTGAGACTGTCTGGAGATGCAGAGATTAGGATTTGGTATGCAGCGGTATGGGTTTTGTCGTTGCTCTGACTGGAGTTAGAGAGAGCAGAGTTTTTATTGACCTTGATGCTATTGGTTTGGGTGGAACTGGAAGACAGGCTGCTTAGGGTGGAGGATGGTGTTTGGTTTCCATTGTCTAGGTCCTCGTCTTCCTGTGGCATTAGTATCTGTAGGTTGTCTGTGCTGTTGTCTTCATCGCAGGACTCACAGAGGAAGAACAGCTGCTGGTAGTGTTTCCATTTGGACACGTAGAGTTTGTTAGACACGCTGCTCGCCTGGACCGCCTTATATTCACGGTTAAAAACTGTCCGAAGGTTCTTGAATTTGCACTTTATGTCTTCGACTGCAAAACACCAACAAGGAGTCACATTACATGAGTCCACGAATTAATACTCACATCTTCTACCTAATCTTGTTTCtcatatgaatgtttttttcctctgttagATTTGAgttagtttttctttgttgtgccATTAACTTAACTCAGTCTTAATTAAGGAGTGTTTTCTTTATATGAGTGTAAAATGTGAAAGTGTCTCAGTGGCAAACTCTGCAGTTATAAAGTGCTTTTTGGACTCTTTTAGCTTGTAGTTTCAGTTTAACAGAATATTAGAATGTGGTTCAGTCACAGTACTCAAATCAAacctgtttccagcagcagcaggtggctGTTTTCACCAAAGAAGCTCtaataaacccactgtacacttcCTGCCCTGcaccacagcagacagacacagttagagatTGGCTGGTGAAGAAAGTGGAACATTTAAGCAGTTAAGGAGACTGAtatttctcaggagttggtagagatGTTGCTCTTAGTCTATAGAATGTGGAAATTGACAGCTGTTTGCAAACATGTTTGCCATTAAAACAGCTGTCTATAATCTGAAAGCTTCTTATGTAGTTtaactgctgtaaaaaaaaaaaaaaaaaaaaaggaaaatcaagcTTTCATTCCTCATTTGATGAGACCATCTCAGATTCTTACATACATAGATCCTGCACCCTGTTTGCTATCACTATAAAGCTATAATTCTACTGGTTTTAAAATTATGTTTGGGAcatcccattcacttgaatgggaaagtggtgtCAGACTTTTTGACCCCACTGTATCTGCACATTATAAAGCTTATCCATCTGCCCTGTAATTCTGTGCAGGATCTCCGGCTACAGTACATGTTGCTGTCAGGTTACAGTCACAGGTTTTAGTTTTGATCTCTTTACAACCATGAGATAGTATCATTATCACTGGGATGACAAGAAATTACGAAACTGCACATAATCACTGCACCTGGCTATTATTCAGccaaaatgtataaatgaatgtgaaagtAAGGGTTCCTATGCCAAATAACATGTAACCTTCTGGCCAAGAGTACCTGAATGTGCAAATACTGCCAACTCTTTTACTGTAAGCTCCAATAGGAGTTAAACCACTAACCCTTATGATGATGTGATGGGATGTAACCATTAAAAGAAGTAGGACCATGTGACATTTACCTGTGAAAGACACTGAGTGATCAGACAGCTGGCCTCTCAGAGCTTCCAGTAGACTCAGTCTGAGCTGCCGGTTGTTGTGGTTTTCAGACTTCTTGTTCCACAAACAGTTGTGCTCTgtgcacaacaacacacagcataGCTTCAATCAGCTatcaaacactgtcactgtaaGAATCCAACTTGTcattaggttttttttctatatcaATACCTGTGTAGTTActaaagtaagtaagtaagtaataaTTAGTAATTTTTTTGAAGATGTAATCAGTGCTTTATTTACCGGAATAAAAGGCTATCAGGGCACGCTCCCTCTCTTCAGTCCAGTAACATTTAACCATCATGTTGGAGGGGACGCAGGAAGATGAGGTGGAGGGGAAAGAGGTGGATGGGGTGGGAAGGAAGGAGATGATCAGTCCTGGTGATGTAAGGACAGACTGTGTCTCCGCCTGTGGAAGAGTCAGCGGCGACAGTGGCTGCTCATCAACACAGTCGTCCTGGTCCCAGCAGCCCTGCAGGAACATCAGCTGCTGGTAGTGTTTCCACTGTGGTACAAACACATCTTCTCCCTTGCACACCTTGCTTGCCTTTACCATTTTGTACTGACGCTGAAAGGTGGTACGAAGGTTCTTGAACTTATTCTTAATGTCTTCCACTGGAAAGAAGTTTAAGATTAGATTTCATTTCCTCCAGAATGCAGCTTTGAAAGTGAGAAAATCTACCTGCAGCCTTACCTGTGAAGGGAACAGGTGGGGGGTGGGCTGACAGAAGGATCCTCAGTTGTTCCAGAGTTTTCCATCGCAGCTGTCTGTTCTTATAGCTCTCAGACTTGTGGTTCCACAGACAACTGTGCTctgggaaatgaaaacaaaccaaatcctTGACCACTGCAACATTGCTGAACACGTCTGTTTGTTCTTGGCTAATGTTGCATCATACAAAATGCTTGACAGTGTCATACATCAAGTTCAACAAGACATTTGTCTGGAACAccttaaaaaatatttaagtagTTTAAATCGCTAACTTAAAGTGACTTGAAATCATTTATCTAAAGTTAGTCTGTTGTAAGCCAGTCGATATACAATGTTACCAGTCTACAAATAGTGATAAATATTATGTACATTTGAAATATGCCAATTCTGGtaatgatttttctgttttctttgtagTAACACACATTGTATACAAGTACAAAGTAACGTGTATGTTGTCATACATGAGTCTTTAGTCATTAAATGTGGAGTTTCACTCACCATAGCTTCTGAACAATTATTGTATAATGTTCGCTATACTTGAGagtaaaatgtctaaaataatTATCAACTAAAGGTATGGCTATAAATGAAGTTAATTTGATGTAACAAAAACGTATGTATTCACTGTAACTTAGACGTTCGGTACagagtaataacaataatatggATCTGAAATGATGTGGATTTTCCCTCATTCACTCTATTTCCaaagaattaaattaaattagaaagCCTTCAAACTTCGTTGAtttcttatatttatattaagaCCTACATACAACAAGTTCAGAAACCATAAACAAAGATCAATAAGCCGTTGTTGACGTATTTCAGAGGAGTAACCTGCTAACTTGACTTCAGTTGCTAGTCGCCATTGCTATTGTCTGTCCGTATCGCTCATTGCTAACAGCCATCGGTCTAATCTAGCAACGGTTGCCACAAAATGTTGCAGCTTCCCACAAAACATCGATGAAAACATAAACTTTTCATGTACTGAACCACAAAAAGCTGCTGTTGTAAAGTTGACTTACTGGAGAAAAACGCTATGAGcgccctctctttctcctccgtCCAGTATCTCTCTAGTGTGAAGCTGAACGGTGACACCTCCATATTTGTTGTTGCCGTTTGGCCGTCTTTACCCGGCTGCTAGGTCACATGACCTAAAATCCAGTCTCAGATTGGACGATTTCTGGATATTCCCGAACAATAACCCACATTGCCCAGTAGAGGTCACTAAACGTAtgacaacatcacaacacacagaggcacTTCTATCTTCTTCTACAtttaatgtccttttttttcttcaaataagTTAAATACTACGCAGTTGATGATTTAATTAAAgatgatttaaatgtaaatattacattacagtaatgaacattaagacaaaacaaaatatatgtatttaaaaatattaataattaataatgtgAATAGAATAAATGTTCATTATTGAATGAATCCTTGAcctggaaacagcagttgactGTCTCCATGCAAAGTCCATTTagcagctgttctggagcttttgatcattttaaGAATGAACCTTCAATCTCATCAATCAGATCAATCATAATCCCATGAATCAAGATTTTAAAACAGGATAGAGGGGAAATCCTTAACATGctcaaaaaaatgcaaattcgAACATGTCCATGACAAATAGACCTCTTTATCTTCTGAGGAAGATCATGTAATACAATTTAAACTAATGGGCCCTGTGgtgacattgttttttcatctgGTGTGCCAAAGGTTGGGACTTTCaatttcaaatttcttttaataaaaaataaacacaatattgttaataatagtaatagtaaatCGTTAAGTAGAATTTATTAAAATCTAGACATTGTTAATGTATTCATAGCTCTTTCAGCAGGAATATTCAAGGAACTCAGGGGGATGTAAGGatgtgaacaacaacaaccagcTGGAATttggaaaaaagaggaaaatataaagCACATCATGCAAGTGTTGCTCTGTTTTAATTTCCAATAACCAACAAATTGCTGGTACAACTCCAGACAAGACACTAGACAAAGTGTATTTACAGTGAATCCCCACATCTATTTAATTTCATCACATGTACAGACATCCAATCCATGTACAATATTTACACTGATGAGTCAGTTTTACTGCTGCTGAACCAACTGAGCAAGTGCCGTTGTCAAGTAAATAACATAACAGTATTCAAATGCACACTAATATCCTACTTATGATCTGTGTTCTTGAGTATTTGctcatacaaacatcatatcATGACTAAAGAAACCAGGATTATCATCTTGGTTTTCATAGGTCTCAATGTGATTTGGGTTATTTCAAAAGAAACTGGTATACTAAAAAATACTAGAAGACTAGAAGAAGCAAAATACCTCAAATGATAATGGTAGAAAAAACAGGTGCCTTTGTCATTatggaaatgaaataaaactttgtttttcattaatgaaaGAGCAAAGACAATAAATTAGATGGCAGAACTCATTGAAATACAGATATGTTTAAATCTGTAGAgtgcaaataaattaaattgGTTCAGCACCATTCAAAcgttatttaaaaaatcacaaacCAAATATgaccacagacagaaaagtgtTCATGTAAACACTCAGGTGAAGGAATCTGTTTCAAAGAGTAATCTGAACGAACACGAACAACAAAAGTAGAATGATTGTTGGTCTTTTATAACGGTTTAGCTGCACAAGGGAAActgaacccccccacccaaccaGCCAGACTGTGATTGTGTCATTGAGCTTCACAGGACAAAACAATGATGGAAAACCTTCTTATAAGCCCCAACAAACAAGCCAGTCCCACACTTCACCTACATAATATACAAACCATAATATTCACATGTAGCCTTACATTTTAAGGTCATAAAGCAAATAACTATGTACACTCTGTGCTATTTATGTACTGTTAAACTATTCAGCATTTGTTCCTAATCTTCTCTAAAGCTTTTGTAAAATCTCTGTCTGATGCTTCAAGTATATGTTCATTCACAGGAATATCACTGCTGTCAGGGAAAAACCTCACAAATAACTGTCCAGCTGACCTCAATGTTTTTCTAATCATACAATGAAGGACTGTCAGTTATGAGAAACCCTTAGCACACAAATGCCCAACTGATCTCacagtttaaatgaaacacTAGACTTGTAACACAAGGGTCCAAGCACCCGGCGCAACTTGGAATTAAAGGCACACTGACCCTAGGCAATTAGAACTCCATGGTGTCATGCTGCCAACTAGTTGTATTTCTAAACCTACATTCTGGAGAGGCAGTAGATGATAGCATGACACTATGGGAAGCCAAGTTatgtaataaattaattttatatattaaaaaagtcAGATTTTCTATATGTGCAAACCACATTTGGTGACATTTAACTTTGTACTGCTGAGCTAACAGCAACATTGTGTCATAGTGCCACCAAGTTTGGTATGGAACATCTGGAGTACACACAGGATGTGCACACCAAATCTAGTGTCTTTGAAAATCCATTGGTGACCTGGAGCTAAATCATTATCATTGTTCAAAAATGTATGACAGTGCAACCTGCAATCCAGTTAGCACCAATTGGATATGCACACCAAAACTGGTGACATTTTAAGAATGTAATCCTGAGATAAAAGACAAAGTGTGTTACAATGCCAGTTATTGTTGGACTTGCACCAAATCAGACAATCTATTGTGAGGTAAgtatttttcttgtattttactTGCAAAGTTCACATATATACCTTCAACAGTTTGAGCTGCAGAACCACCTTTCACTGAAATCAAAAACAAGTATGAGCACACACTGCTGGTACTTGGACTGCTAAAAAGTTAAACACTGAGGCTTTCCCTCTGCCAACAGCCAGCAGCACTTTCATAAAGTGACTTTGATATATAAATGAGTGACTGAATATGAGTAAAGCCAGGTTGagtgtgatttaaaaacacttatCTGAGGTAGAGTGACAAACAACTGgtcaaattaaaagtaaaaactatccagtgatgtgtttaatgtaacTTCTGTATCATTCaggatttcttttgtttctcatAATTCTTTCTAAAATAtctacaataaatacattttgggTCTGTTaccaaatgaataaattattaaataaattttaGTAAATTACAATTAAAGATGAAACTTGGCTAAGCAAATGACCGTGAGATGAAAATACTGATTAAAATtgatattttgacatgttgGATTTCAGGTGGTTGACTCATCTCTCAGGTCTTCACATTCATACTTTAGCATCGATAGCTCATACAAGGTTAGATactgtacaaaaacaataaaaatcccCTAACCCtggctaaaagaaaaaactgtaacaaaaaAGTGTTATTCAACAAAATAGTGTATAAGTCAACACTGATATTTTGGCTGCTGTAAATATGTTGCAGATATGTTTCCTTTGTACAAATACCAGTaagaaatgaaacacaacattaaaatacagcTTCAAAATGATACAGCTGAAGGTAAAAACACCTTTTCTTGTTtatcacaaaaacaatcaacaacTTCAAGCTTTAAGATGAACAATAATCCTCCCATGTAAACCTTAAAGATACTTCTCTCTAACTTCAGATAATTTTAT
Proteins encoded in this window:
- the LOC130186677 gene encoding uncharacterized protein LOC130186677 isoform X2; the encoded protein is MEVSPFSFTLERYWTEEKERALIAFFSKHSCLWNHKSESYKNRQLRWKTLEQLRILLSAHPPPVPFTVEDIKNKFKNLRTTFQRQYKMVKASKVCKGEDVFVPQWKHYQQLMFLQGCWDQDDCVDEQPLSPLTLPQAETQSVLTSPGLIISFLPTPSTSFPSTSSSCVPSNMMVKCYWTEERERALIAFYSEHNCLWNKKSENHNNRQLRLSLLEALRGQLSDHSVSFTEQSCLWNNKSESYRNRLLRQSLLETLSRLLSENEPVPFTVEDIKTKFRNLRTIFQREHKAVSSNKTCGSEDFYLPKWKHYQELMFLCDSCDEDERPEGLHCHQPEESDLLHLDSQAPPSSLHYHTATQTATKGNITPQSLKAPPSPTPPDSQHSSPSSSPSPSTSSSHTNSRLSGRKRASRRAPPTMNEMLDFMRMFCQSRAVSPHTGFMKYVEECLNEMPPDKVKKLKKKIIETIHSVSEEV
- the LOC130186677 gene encoding uncharacterized protein LOC130186677 isoform X1, with translation MEVSPFSFTLERYWTEEKERALIAFFSKHSCLWNHKSESYKNRQLRWKTLEQLRILLSAHPPPVPFTVEDIKNKFKNLRTTFQRQYKMVKASKVCKGEDVFVPQWKHYQQLMFLQGCWDQDDCVDEQPLSPLTLPQAETQSVLTSPGLIISFLPTPSTSFPSTSSSCVPSNMMVKCYWTEERERALIAFYSEHNCLWNKKSENHNNRQLRLSLLEALRGQLSDHSVSFTVEDIKCKFKNLRTVFNREYKAVQASSVSNKLYVSKWKHYQQLFFLCESCDEDNSTDNLQILMPQEDEDLDNGNQTPSSTLSSLSSSSTQTNSIKVNKNSALSNSSQSNDKTHTAAYQILISASPDSLKLANQTAPSTFPVSLSTSSLDTKPCSNPSPLNFSVSGPVQSDSRLSTDPRCHWSEDKVQQLISFYSEQSCLWNNKSESYRNRLLRQSLLETLSRLLSENEPVPFTVEDIKTKFRNLRTIFQREHKAVSSNKTCGSEDFYLPKWKHYQELMFLCDSCDEDERPEGLHCHQPEESDLLHLDSQAPPSSLHYHTATQTATKGNITPQSLKAPPSPTPPDSQHSSPSSSPSPSTSSSHTNSRLSGRKRASRRAPPTMNEMLDFMRMFCQSRAVSPHTGFMKYVEECLNEMPPDKVKKLKKKIIETIHSVSEEV